The sequence below is a genomic window from Synechococcus sp. PCC 7335.
CATCCATTAGGAACTACGATAATTTCAAACGTACAATCAAGATAGGGAGGCTGAAAAACACTTTGTGCTAACAGGGATCGAATAGTCGCTTCAATGCAATCAGCTTCGTTGTAGGCTAGGATACCAACGCTAATTTTCATAACAGTCTCATTCCCTTATTTATGAGAACTTCTAGAGAGCTTCTAAAGATAGATTATGAAGATAAACACTGTAACGAATAAACAATTAATCACATCAGTTTGCGAACGAAGCCCCACCGCTGCCGTAATATTAGCCAGATAAACCGAGTATTGCAAACTACGTAGCGCCGCCATAATCGCTGTGGTTCCATAATCAGGCGAAACAACCATTCTAAACCAGCTTTCTGCATCCAAACTGGAGCACGTTTAACCAAACCACTAACTAACTCAAAGCTAACTCCAATACCCAGGGAAACCGGGACTCTTAGTATCTGATAGTTTGCATAAATCCATTTTTCTTGCTTAGGGGCACCTAGGCCAACAAATAGCAGATGAGGATCTGCCGCGATGATTTTGGAGTTGATTAAAGCTAACTCACCAGCATTCGACTCAAATCCATAGGGTGGACAATGGGTTCCAACAACTTGCAGGCTGGGGTGCCGAGCCTGTAGTACTGCGCTTGCACGCTCGGCAGCTCCCGGACGTCCACCTAGTAAAAAAATCCGTAGATGACGTTCGGCGGCCACCTCGCAGAGACGCTCAAACAAATCAGTACCGTTAACGCGGCTTTCTAGAGGCGTCTCCAAAAATCTTGCAGCCCATAGTAGAGGGACACCATCCGGCACCTTGAGAAAGGCTTGCCGATAAATTTGACGAAACTTGAGATCTTGTTGCAAAAGCACAATATGTTGTGCATTAGGCGTGACTACATAGGCAGGTTCACTATTTCTTTGAGCATGATCAACAATACGCTCAACTACCTCATCAAAGGAATAGGGATCAATTTCGACATCAGCAATCGTAGCTCTCATGATATACCTCTAATAAACAACGGAGTCACTAAATCTAAACGAGCGCAGCATAGAGGGCGCTAAGGCGATCGCAATAGACATGAATGTCATAGAGCGAAGCAGTAGAACGTGCTGCCTTTCCTAATTCCAATCGCTGCTGAGGGTGGTCAACTAGGGTTTGCATGGCTGCTGTCAGTCTCGTTACATCCCCTGCATTGATCAAAAGACCATTCTGCTCAGATTGAATTACCTCTGGAATACCGCCTACAGGCGTAACAATCGTTGGTAGTCCCCAGCCCATAGCCTCTAATAGAGCCATAGGTAGGCCTTCGTTGTAGGACGGGAGAACAAAAACGTCAGCATCAGATAATAGGGTTTCACGCTGCTGTGCGCCTATCCATCCAAGTAGCGTGACCCGATCGCTAATTTCAAGCTGGGCAACAAGCTCCTTTGCTTGAACCAAATCGCCATCACCAGCAATCAAAA
It includes:
- a CDS encoding WecB/TagA/CpsF family glycosyltransferase; translated protein: MRATIADVEIDPYSFDEVVERIVDHAQRNSEPAYVVTPNAQHIVLLQQDLKFRQIYRQAFLKVPDGVPLLWAARFLETPLESRVNGTDLFERLCEVAAERHLRIFLLGGRPGAAERASAVLQARHPSLQVVGTHCPPYGFESNAGELALINSKIIAADPHLLFVGLGAPKQEKWIYANYQILRVPVSLGIGVSFELVSGLVKRAPVWMQKAGLEWLFRLIMEPQRLWRRYVVCNTRFIWLILRQRWGFVRKLM